The Macaca nemestrina isolate mMacNem1 chromosome 6, mMacNem.hap1, whole genome shotgun sequence genome window below encodes:
- the LOC139363904 gene encoding prothymosin alpha-like, giving the protein MSDAAVDTSSEITTKDLKEKKEVVEEAENGRDAPANGNANEENGEQEADNEVDEEEEEGGEEEEEEEEGDGEEEDGDEDEEAESATGKRAAEDHEDDDVDTKKQKTDEDD; this is encoded by the coding sequence ATGTCAGACGCAGCCGTAGACACCAGCTCCGAAATCACCACCAAGGACttaaaggagaagaaggaagttGTGGAAGAGGCAGAAAATGGAAGAGACGCCCCTGCTAACGGGAATGCTAATGAGGAAAATGGGGAGCAAGAGGCTGACAATGAGGtagatgaagaagaggaagaaggtggggaggaagaggaggaggaagaagaaggtgaTGGTGAGGAAGAGGATggagatgaagatgaggaagctgagtcAGCTACGGGCAAGCGGGCAGCTGAAGATCATGAGGATGACGATGTTGATACCAAGAAGCAGAAGACCGACGAGGATGACTAG